One genomic segment of Nocardia spumae includes these proteins:
- the ccsB gene encoding c-type cytochrome biogenesis protein CcsB has translation MPIDETLAGYSNLAFKTAFVVYLLVLAMLIVQYASAKKKITSAQERERELVGVGASGATDRPGSGDRPAAPGKLEPAAKPALAERLGNMAFAVVFVGVGLHLASIVLRGFATHRFPLGNMYEFITMATAAAMVTGLVFIHDRRYRSMWVFLLVPVLILMFLAGQVLYADAAPVVPALKSYWLPIHVTIVSVGSGIFMLSGVASLLFLLRMYQPEGQEAGNPLGALARRLPDARTLDRLAYRTTVVAFPLFGTGIILGAIWAESAWGRFWGWDPKETVSFIAWVIYAAYLHARATSGWRETKAAWINVAGFVAMLFNLFIINIVVSGLHSYAGLN, from the coding sequence ATGCCGATCGACGAAACACTCGCCGGTTACAGCAATCTCGCCTTCAAGACGGCCTTCGTCGTCTATCTGCTCGTACTGGCGATGCTGATCGTGCAGTACGCCTCCGCGAAGAAGAAGATCACCAGCGCGCAGGAACGTGAGCGCGAACTGGTCGGCGTCGGCGCCTCGGGCGCGACGGACCGGCCCGGCTCCGGTGATCGTCCGGCCGCGCCCGGCAAACTCGAACCCGCCGCGAAACCCGCGCTGGCCGAACGGCTCGGCAATATGGCGTTCGCGGTCGTCTTCGTGGGGGTCGGTCTGCATCTGGCCTCGATCGTCTTGCGCGGCTTCGCGACCCACCGCTTCCCACTCGGCAACATGTACGAGTTCATCACCATGGCGACGGCGGCGGCGATGGTCACCGGACTGGTCTTCATCCACGATCGCCGCTATCGGTCGATGTGGGTGTTCCTGCTGGTCCCGGTGCTGATCCTGATGTTCCTGGCCGGGCAGGTGCTCTACGCCGACGCGGCGCCCGTGGTGCCGGCGCTGAAGTCGTACTGGCTGCCGATCCACGTCACCATCGTCAGCGTCGGCAGTGGCATCTTCATGCTCTCGGGTGTGGCCAGCCTGTTGTTCCTGCTGCGCATGTACCAGCCGGAGGGGCAGGAGGCCGGCAATCCGCTGGGCGCCCTCGCCCGCCGCCTCCCCGATGCCCGCACCCTCGACCGGCTGGCCTACCGCACCACGGTGGTGGCCTTCCCGCTCTTCGGCACCGGCATCATCCTGGGCGCCATCTGGGCCGAATCCGCCTGGGGCCGCTTCTGGGGCTGGGACCCGAAGGAAACCGTCTCCTTCATCGCCTGGGTCATCTACGCGGCCTACCTGCACGCCCGCGCGACCTCCGGCTGGCGTGAGACCAAGGCGGCATGGATCAACGTCGCCGGTTTCGTGGCGATGCTGTTCAACCTGTTCATCATCAACATCGTGGTGAGCGGGTTGCACAGCTACGCGGGTTTGAACTGA
- a CDS encoding TetR/AcrR family transcriptional regulator, giving the protein MNPPKNSRGAAAGGDAALRGEPADTALEALPPGLAAAWGVLDTGGQRGPKPAHTVEEIVTVAMRLADDEGIAATSLSKVAGRVGVTTNALYRYVSSKDELITLVADHAWGDPPAVQDVDWREGAALWSRQLFRRFLSRPWLLDVPTTIPLTPRNAAWLDTLITVLKPTGMGTQQMLNCAYLLDSHARYGANLQRNTPTPAALRRANPGQQRVIRAIHLFLDEQLRARNLNAVAEVLEDPAYLTDEPPLDGFEFGLARILDGIEAYVLQCRLTDEDRGAAQDRHADRGDDVHEGGSHDTAYGGL; this is encoded by the coding sequence ATGAACCCACCCAAGAACTCCCGAGGTGCGGCAGCGGGTGGCGATGCCGCACTGCGGGGCGAGCCCGCCGACACCGCCCTCGAGGCGCTACCGCCCGGTCTGGCCGCGGCCTGGGGTGTCCTCGACACCGGAGGGCAGCGCGGTCCCAAGCCGGCGCACACGGTCGAGGAGATCGTCACGGTCGCGATGCGGCTGGCCGACGACGAGGGCATCGCCGCGACTTCGCTGTCGAAGGTGGCCGGTCGTGTCGGAGTGACCACCAACGCGTTGTACCGCTATGTCAGCTCGAAAGACGAACTCATCACGCTCGTGGCCGACCACGCCTGGGGAGACCCGCCGGCGGTGCAGGACGTCGATTGGCGAGAAGGAGCTGCGCTGTGGTCGCGCCAGCTCTTCCGCCGCTTCTTGTCGCGCCCATGGCTGCTGGACGTACCGACGACCATCCCGCTGACACCGCGCAACGCGGCCTGGCTGGATACTCTCATCACCGTCCTCAAACCGACCGGCATGGGCACACAACAGATGCTGAACTGTGCGTATCTCCTCGACAGCCACGCGCGGTACGGCGCCAATTTACAGCGCAACACTCCAACCCCGGCAGCGTTGCGCCGTGCGAATCCCGGTCAACAGCGGGTGATCCGCGCGATCCATCTATTCCTGGACGAGCAGCTCCGCGCTCGAAACCTGAACGCGGTCGCGGAGGTCCTCGAAGACCCGGCGTACCTCACCGACGAGCCACCGCTCGACGGCTTCGAATTCGGCCTCGCAAGGATCCTCGACGGCATCGAGGCGTATGTACTGCAGTGCCGACTCACCGACGAGGATCGCGGTGCGGCGCAGGACCGACACGCTGACCGTGGTGATGACGTGCACGAGGGCGGCTCCCACGACACCGCCTATGGCGGCCTTTGA
- a CDS encoding phosphate signaling complex PhoU family protein translates to MRTQYHENLRQLADLLHAMCAQGSAAIEAATDAVVSADIEQAEAAIDIAGRVETMQLYAEHEAMRLLALQSPVAGELRQVVTAIQLIGNLQRMGALAGHVATSARRRHPDPVVMESVRPLVERMGGAAVAVATGAADVLASGDPTAAACLDTQDDIMDRLHEQLLETVLDPGWDFGITAAVDLTLLGRYYERFADNAVEVGRRTIFLATGETAETWTADC, encoded by the coding sequence ATGCGCACCCAGTACCACGAGAATCTGCGGCAGCTCGCCGATCTCCTGCACGCCATGTGCGCGCAGGGCAGCGCCGCGATCGAGGCCGCGACGGACGCGGTGGTCAGCGCGGATATCGAGCAGGCCGAGGCCGCCATCGATATCGCCGGCCGGGTGGAGACCATGCAGCTGTACGCCGAACACGAGGCGATGCGCCTGCTGGCACTGCAATCACCGGTCGCCGGTGAGCTGCGGCAGGTGGTGACCGCGATCCAGCTGATCGGAAACCTGCAGCGCATGGGCGCTCTCGCCGGTCACGTCGCGACCAGTGCGCGCCGGCGCCACCCCGACCCCGTGGTCATGGAGTCGGTGCGGCCACTGGTCGAGCGCATGGGTGGCGCCGCGGTCGCGGTCGCCACCGGCGCGGCCGACGTTCTCGCCTCCGGCGACCCCACGGCCGCGGCCTGCTTGGACACCCAGGACGACATCATGGACCGCCTGCACGAGCAGTTACTCGAGACCGTCCTGGATCCGGGCTGGGACTTCGGAATCACCGCCGCCGTGGATCTGACCCTGCTCGGCCGCTATTACGAACGCTTCGCCGACAACGCCGTCGAGGTCGGCCGCCGCACCATCTTCCTGGCCACCGGTGAAACCGCCGAAACCTGGACCGCCGACTGCTGA
- a CDS encoding helix-turn-helix domain-containing protein, producing the protein MGEHVGRRIASERKIAGLGQRQLAARANYSLSMVKAVEQGREVASPGFVAAVSKALGVDPDRLQGTPYLDTLEEDGPLEGLPELRAVLAEGTYVRALEPSTGAELRAELDAVESALRNDRTRRALALLPNLIRRLHGAAETAGDTAERARAYDMLCAAYIAAEGACCRLGYSSLTALVLDRLDVVAARSDDPGYAVRSLMKRSRLLMTHGSTDVAMSLVDRGLALVPGASEGERVLRGYSHLRAAIVAARGRRLELARDHITAARDIARPMIGESALYTTDFGPGNVEIHSCAVELEAGDPGKAARDGSELRIPADLAAPRAGYHWQDNARAWLMSGKPDRSLAALNKARAAAPQQTRLHPSVRETVYGIAAAQRRQSEGLLGFASWIGAGI; encoded by the coding sequence ATGGGCGAACACGTGGGGCGGCGGATCGCGTCGGAGCGCAAGATCGCGGGTTTGGGGCAGCGGCAGTTGGCCGCGCGTGCGAATTATTCGTTGTCGATGGTGAAGGCGGTGGAGCAGGGGCGGGAGGTCGCCTCGCCCGGATTCGTCGCGGCGGTGTCCAAGGCGCTGGGTGTCGACCCGGATCGGTTGCAGGGCACGCCGTATCTGGACACGCTAGAGGAGGACGGTCCGCTGGAGGGATTGCCCGAACTGCGTGCTGTACTTGCCGAGGGGACGTATGTCCGTGCTCTCGAGCCGTCGACCGGCGCCGAGTTGCGCGCGGAGCTGGATGCGGTCGAATCGGCATTGCGCAACGACCGGACCCGTCGTGCTCTCGCTCTGCTGCCCAATCTGATTCGCCGATTGCACGGTGCGGCCGAGACTGCCGGCGATACGGCGGAGCGTGCGCGGGCCTACGACATGCTGTGCGCGGCCTATATCGCTGCCGAAGGGGCTTGCTGCCGACTTGGGTACTCGTCGTTGACGGCCCTGGTGCTCGATCGACTCGATGTCGTGGCCGCGCGATCGGACGACCCCGGTTACGCGGTGCGGAGCCTGATGAAGCGGTCGCGGCTGCTCATGACGCACGGATCGACGGATGTGGCAATGTCTTTGGTGGATCGAGGGCTGGCGCTTGTTCCCGGCGCCAGTGAGGGGGAGCGGGTGCTGCGGGGATACTCGCACCTGCGTGCTGCCATTGTCGCGGCCCGGGGGCGCCGCTTGGAACTGGCCCGCGACCACATCACGGCCGCGCGGGACATCGCCCGACCGATGATCGGTGAGAGCGCTTTGTACACCACCGATTTCGGTCCGGGCAATGTGGAGATACATTCCTGTGCGGTCGAATTGGAAGCAGGCGATCCGGGCAAGGCCGCACGCGACGGTTCCGAACTTCGCATACCCGCCGACCTAGCCGCTCCGCGCGCGGGCTACCACTGGCAGGACAATGCGCGGGCGTGGTTGATGTCGGGTAAGCCGGACCGGTCGTTGGCGGCGTTGAACAAGGCGCGTGCGGCGGCGCCGCAGCAGACGCGGTTGCATCCTTCGGTGCGGGAGACGGTGTACGGGATCGCGGCGGCGCAGCGTCGGCAGTCGGAGGGGTTGCTGGGGTTCGCTTCGTGGATCGGCGCGGGGATCTGA
- a CDS encoding methyltransferase: protein MSTVSWTENGTTRTARWHSENGTPAPTRIVVADDRMSADTALHHARAGANLLWRGDFHNARHLMRAMNRRLSKRPSRAADLGGLFRAHRRDRAERAALLGRLSIELEHDHSIRLRRAPDARAACDHAYGKPASEPGDISGGPTLVSLPELLGVIGAYQWHREGIDIAALGARLHPAYGVFSPTRNEYIDLVAQAPFPEGVDHPVAFDIGTGSGVLAAVLARRGAREVLATDINSRAVRCARENMWRLGLADRVRVTAADLWPDTRARADLIVCNPPWLPGNPTSALELGIYDPASRVVNRFLADLADHLTPHGEGWLILSDLAEHLGLRTRDELLVRIADAGLTVTGRQETVPRHARIADRTDPLRAVRARERIVLWQLASRPPHMS from the coding sequence ATGTCCACCGTCAGCTGGACCGAGAACGGAACGACACGAACCGCCCGATGGCACTCGGAGAACGGCACTCCGGCACCGACTCGGATCGTCGTCGCCGACGATCGCATGTCCGCGGATACGGCCCTTCACCACGCCCGCGCGGGCGCGAATCTGCTGTGGCGAGGTGACTTCCACAACGCCCGCCACCTCATGCGCGCCATGAACCGCCGGCTCTCGAAACGACCGAGCCGAGCGGCCGACCTCGGCGGCCTCTTTCGTGCACACCGGCGGGACCGCGCGGAACGCGCGGCACTCCTCGGGCGCCTGTCGATCGAGCTGGAGCACGATCATTCGATCCGGTTACGCCGGGCACCCGATGCGCGTGCTGCCTGTGATCACGCGTACGGGAAGCCGGCGAGTGAGCCGGGCGATATCTCCGGCGGGCCGACACTGGTCTCGCTTCCCGAACTTCTCGGCGTCATCGGCGCGTACCAGTGGCACCGCGAGGGTATCGATATCGCCGCGCTCGGCGCCCGGCTCCATCCCGCCTACGGCGTCTTCTCTCCCACTCGCAACGAGTACATCGACCTCGTCGCCCAGGCTCCGTTCCCGGAGGGCGTCGATCATCCCGTCGCCTTCGACATCGGCACCGGATCCGGAGTGCTCGCCGCCGTGCTCGCCCGGCGTGGCGCGCGAGAGGTACTGGCGACCGACATCAACTCGCGCGCAGTGCGATGCGCGCGCGAGAACATGTGGCGGCTCGGCCTTGCCGACCGTGTGCGAGTCACCGCGGCGGATCTGTGGCCGGATACCCGTGCACGAGCCGATCTGATCGTCTGCAATCCGCCCTGGTTACCCGGAAACCCCACCTCGGCATTGGAACTCGGAATCTACGACCCCGCATCGCGGGTGGTCAATCGCTTCCTCGCCGATCTGGCGGATCATCTGACGCCGCACGGAGAAGGGTGGCTGATCCTGTCGGATCTCGCCGAACACCTCGGCCTGCGGACTCGCGACGAGTTGCTCGTACGCATCGCCGACGCCGGACTCACGGTCACCGGCAGACAGGAGACAGTTCCACGCCACGCCCGCATCGCCGACCGCACCGACCCCCTTCGCGCGGTCCGAGCGCGCGAGCGAATCGTGCTCTGGCAACTGGCTTCACGTCCCCCGCACATGTCGTAG
- a CDS encoding YciI family protein: MFVVLLTYTADLDTIDSLIPEHAAWLDANYAAGVFVASGPRVPRTGGVIVADIETRAQLDAVLTQDPFGATGAATYEVIEFVPTKTAPALSYLVAENT, from the coding sequence ATGTTTGTCGTACTGCTCACCTACACCGCCGACCTGGACACCATCGACTCGCTGATCCCCGAACACGCGGCCTGGCTCGACGCCAACTACGCCGCGGGCGTTTTCGTGGCATCGGGGCCCCGGGTGCCGCGAACGGGCGGGGTGATCGTGGCGGACATCGAGACGCGGGCACAGCTCGACGCGGTCTTGACGCAGGATCCGTTCGGCGCGACCGGCGCGGCCACCTATGAGGTAATCGAGTTCGTCCCGACCAAGACAGCTCCCGCACTGTCCTACCTCGTTGCGGAAAATACCTGA
- a CDS encoding nuclear transport factor 2 family protein: MSDTPSTTRAIVEELLSRIGAGAPDRIAELYDPACDWKLNWPEAEHGRAATPWIRHRPTAADHYRRIAHHHVPEESGTVVEGILVDGPNAVVLGEIRHTAQPTGRAYRARFALHLTVEHGLITRHHVYEDSLAVAQAFEDRPAGAGPV; encoded by the coding sequence GTGAGCGATACACCGAGCACCACCCGCGCCATTGTCGAGGAGTTGCTGTCCCGGATCGGTGCGGGCGCCCCGGACAGGATCGCCGAACTCTACGACCCGGCCTGCGACTGGAAACTGAATTGGCCGGAGGCCGAACACGGCCGAGCGGCGACACCATGGATCCGGCACCGGCCGACTGCCGCCGATCACTATCGCCGGATTGCCCACCATCACGTCCCCGAAGAATCCGGCACCGTGGTCGAAGGCATTCTCGTCGACGGACCGAATGCGGTGGTACTCGGCGAGATCCGCCACACCGCGCAACCGACCGGCCGTGCCTATCGAGCCCGCTTCGCTCTGCACCTCACTGTCGAGCACGGCCTGATCACCCGCCACCATGTCTACGAGGACAGCCTGGCCGTAGCGCAGGCGTTCGAGGACCGCCCCGCCGGCGCCGGACCGGTCTGA
- a CDS encoding quinone oxidoreductase family protein — translation MSSAQMTAITIPEFGPAEVLRPDTVDLPEPGPGRVAIDVSYAGANFAEVLYRRGVVDVPLPFVPGIEVSGRIRALGPEVTGLSVGQPVTALTIVDGGGYAEVVVTDADLVAPLDGLDLSLETAAALPSNSTTAFLVLDRVARIEPGESVLVHAAAGGVGSQLGQAAHLLGAGRVVGTVGSPAKIEAARSFGYDEVILRENLSDAGEFDIVVDMVGGPARRASLDLLTPMGRMVVMGNASGAEDVGMSANELWFTNKTVSGFNLAAFAAAYPADAGAALRRAVDAAARGALRVRVETLPLAQVVAAHRRIESGSTTGKLVLAL, via the coding sequence ATGAGCAGCGCACAGATGACAGCCATCACCATCCCCGAGTTCGGTCCCGCGGAGGTCCTGCGTCCGGATACGGTCGACCTCCCCGAGCCGGGTCCCGGCCGGGTCGCCATCGATGTCTCCTACGCCGGTGCCAATTTCGCCGAGGTTCTCTACCGGCGGGGTGTCGTGGACGTCCCGCTGCCCTTCGTACCCGGTATCGAGGTATCGGGCCGCATCCGCGCCCTGGGCCCGGAGGTGACGGGTCTGTCGGTCGGCCAGCCCGTCACCGCCCTCACCATCGTCGACGGCGGCGGATACGCCGAGGTCGTCGTCACCGACGCGGACTTGGTCGCACCGCTCGACGGTCTGGACCTGAGCCTGGAGACCGCGGCCGCCCTGCCGTCCAACAGCACCACCGCATTCCTGGTCCTGGATCGGGTGGCGCGGATCGAGCCGGGTGAGAGTGTGCTCGTGCACGCCGCGGCCGGGGGTGTCGGCAGCCAGCTCGGCCAGGCCGCGCACCTGCTGGGCGCGGGCCGCGTCGTGGGTACGGTCGGCAGCCCCGCCAAGATCGAGGCCGCCCGGTCGTTCGGCTACGACGAGGTGATCCTGCGGGAAAATCTCTCCGACGCCGGAGAATTCGACATCGTCGTGGATATGGTCGGTGGTCCTGCTCGCCGCGCGAGCCTGGACCTGCTGACTCCCATGGGCCGGATGGTGGTGATGGGCAATGCCTCCGGCGCCGAGGATGTCGGCATGTCGGCGAACGAACTGTGGTTCACCAACAAGACCGTCTCGGGATTCAACCTGGCCGCCTTCGCCGCCGCCTACCCGGCCGACGCCGGAGCGGCCCTGCGGCGCGCGGTCGACGCCGCCGCCCGTGGCGCCCTGCGCGTGCGGGTCGAAACGCTGCCGCTGGCACAGGTGGTCGCGGCCCACCGCCGCATCGAATCCGGCTCCACGACAGGAAAATTGGTGCTCGCCCTGTGA
- a CDS encoding helix-turn-helix transcriptional regulator codes for MSFSGNDDPAGMSARDRRRAELREYLRSRRERLTPAAVGLPEAGRRRTPGLRREEVAVLAGVGVSWYTWLEQGRDIKVSGGILDAVARALLLDEVERAHLYRLAGLNPPQRAAAPSVPISPQMQRLLDAWAPRPGYIRDRHWNFTAVNEAARRVFGYGDTDHNCLISYFTNARYRVLHQHWEENAPAVAAGFRADSAHYPDDPEFDRIASDLAQVSPEFADLWARHDAAEHTTAVKAVEHPQAGLLVFDATLFPVPEHPGHHLILHNPRPGTDTAERLERLLQPGVATPTMN; via the coding sequence GTGAGCTTCAGCGGCAACGACGACCCGGCCGGTATGAGCGCGCGCGATCGGCGACGAGCCGAACTGCGCGAATATCTGCGCAGTCGCCGCGAGCGCTTGACACCGGCGGCGGTCGGACTTCCCGAAGCCGGACGGCGACGCACGCCGGGCCTGCGCCGGGAGGAGGTCGCCGTACTCGCCGGTGTGGGCGTTTCCTGGTACACGTGGCTCGAACAGGGCCGCGACATCAAGGTGTCCGGCGGTATTCTCGACGCGGTCGCGCGGGCGCTGCTGCTCGACGAGGTCGAGCGGGCGCATCTGTATCGCCTCGCCGGGCTCAACCCGCCACAGCGCGCGGCGGCGCCGTCGGTCCCGATCTCGCCCCAGATGCAGCGGCTGCTCGACGCCTGGGCGCCGCGGCCCGGCTACATCCGGGACAGGCACTGGAATTTCACGGCCGTCAACGAGGCGGCGCGCCGGGTGTTCGGCTACGGCGATACCGACCACAACTGCCTGATCTCGTACTTCACCAATGCCCGCTACCGCGTGCTGCACCAGCATTGGGAGGAGAACGCCCCGGCCGTGGCGGCGGGCTTCCGCGCCGACTCCGCTCACTACCCCGACGATCCCGAATTCGACCGGATCGCGAGCGACCTCGCCCAGGTCAGCCCGGAATTCGCGGATCTGTGGGCCCGCCACGACGCGGCCGAGCACACCACGGCGGTCAAGGCCGTCGAACATCCGCAGGCGGGTCTGCTGGTCTTCGACGCCACCCTGTTCCCGGTTCCCGAACATCCCGGCCATCACCTGATCCTGCACAATCCGCGGCCCGGCACCGATACCGCCGAACGCCTCGAGCGGTTGCTCCAGCCTGGTGTTGCCACACCCACCATGAACTGA
- a CDS encoding DUF899 domain-containing protein: protein MPAHEVGTREQWRRAYEDLRAQEKALTRRNDELARDRRALPWVPVTKEYRFDTNAGVKTLAELFDGRSQLIIRHFMHGPKTPQGCPGCTFETDNLVGAVPHLAHRDVTFLLASRSPLETLNDYKRRFGWDIEWVSMGDNGFNDDFYEVMRIPTPNRPAGDMLDVMELMALSSFALADGVVYHTYSTYDRGTDALNATWQLLDRAPNGRGDTFDTWPRKRDEY, encoded by the coding sequence ATGCCCGCACACGAAGTCGGCACCCGGGAACAGTGGCGAAGGGCGTACGAGGATCTGCGCGCCCAGGAGAAGGCATTGACCAGGCGCAACGACGAGCTCGCGCGGGACCGCCGAGCCCTGCCGTGGGTGCCGGTCACCAAGGAGTACCGCTTCGACACCAATGCCGGCGTCAAAACCCTCGCCGAACTGTTCGACGGCCGCTCGCAGCTGATCATCCGGCACTTCATGCACGGCCCCAAGACGCCACAGGGCTGCCCCGGCTGCACCTTCGAAACGGACAACCTGGTGGGCGCGGTGCCGCATCTGGCCCACCGCGATGTCACCTTCCTCCTGGCGTCCCGATCACCGCTGGAGACTCTGAACGACTACAAGCGCCGCTTCGGCTGGGATATCGAATGGGTGTCCATGGGCGACAACGGTTTCAACGACGATTTCTACGAGGTCATGCGGATCCCGACCCCCAATCGGCCGGCGGGCGACATGCTCGATGTCATGGAATTGATGGCGCTGAGCAGTTTCGCACTGGCCGACGGCGTCGTCTATCACACCTACTCGACCTACGACCGCGGCACCGACGCCCTCAACGCCACCTGGCAACTGCTCGACCGCGCACCGAACGGCCGCGGCGACACCTTCGACACGTGGCCCCGCAAACGCGACGAGTACTGA
- a CDS encoding lysophospholipid acyltransferase family protein: MNERADRRPKGLGKRAWLTTQFVRRILRTLAWSNFVHVTVIGRERVPASGPVIVASNHISMLDAVFLWGALRRRAIALAMAELWTWPVVGWLVRRLGHIPVVRRDNGSGQSAMAQAEQILRHGGVLIIYPEGRLVAAGESEPYKPGVAKLALASGVPIIPVGTTGTDLVLPMRRNRGSGPAFDRRQEVTIHFGAPIDPTGFDDPEKLLDHLRRRIEELRV, encoded by the coding sequence ATGAACGAGCGAGCGGATCGGCGGCCCAAGGGGCTGGGCAAACGCGCGTGGCTCACCACGCAATTCGTGCGGCGCATCCTGCGCACCCTGGCGTGGTCGAACTTCGTCCACGTCACGGTCATCGGCCGGGAACGGGTGCCGGCGTCCGGACCCGTCATCGTGGCGAGTAATCACATCTCGATGCTGGATGCGGTGTTCCTGTGGGGTGCGTTGCGGCGCAGGGCGATTGCCCTCGCCATGGCCGAGCTGTGGACGTGGCCGGTGGTCGGGTGGCTGGTGCGCCGCCTGGGCCATATACCGGTGGTGCGGCGCGACAACGGATCCGGGCAATCCGCGATGGCGCAGGCCGAACAGATTCTGCGCCACGGCGGGGTGCTGATCATCTATCCCGAGGGGCGGCTGGTCGCGGCGGGGGAGAGCGAACCGTACAAGCCGGGGGTGGCGAAACTCGCCCTGGCGAGTGGGGTTCCGATCATTCCGGTCGGCACCACCGGCACCGATCTGGTGCTGCCGATGCGACGCAACCGGGGTAGCGGGCCGGCTTTCGATCGGCGCCAGGAGGTGACGATCCACTTCGGCGCTCCCATCGACCCGACGGGATTCGACGATCCGGAGAAGTTGCTCGACCATCTGCGCCGGCGCATCGAGGAACTGCGGGTATGA
- a CDS encoding histone deacetylase encodes MSAEYVWYAAYGSNLFERRFTYYRAGGNPPGTPRIYPGFRDATPPPDSRPLTLSGCIYFAGESPVWSGGVAFYAHRPPSGWPAGAAARGYLLTVGQFTDLMAQEMHRDPGEVAEFDPAEVVRHGVLSLGDGRYETLWHVDDLDGYPVLTFSSPSEPHTAELTKPSARYLHMLSAGLRESHGWSSDAIVRYLSERPGVQGHWPVEDLHTLVHAQA; translated from the coding sequence GTGAGCGCGGAGTACGTCTGGTACGCCGCGTACGGGTCCAACCTGTTCGAACGGCGCTTCACCTATTACCGCGCCGGGGGAAATCCGCCGGGCACACCACGCATCTACCCGGGGTTCCGGGATGCCACTCCGCCACCGGACAGCAGGCCGCTGACCTTGTCCGGCTGCATCTACTTCGCCGGGGAGAGTCCGGTGTGGTCGGGTGGTGTCGCGTTCTACGCGCACCGGCCGCCGTCAGGTTGGCCGGCCGGGGCCGCCGCACGGGGCTATCTGCTGACGGTCGGGCAATTCACCGATCTCATGGCGCAGGAGATGCATCGCGACCCCGGCGAGGTCGCGGAATTCGATCCGGCCGAGGTGGTGCGCCACGGTGTCCTGAGCCTGGGAGACGGGCGCTACGAAACCCTGTGGCATGTGGACGATCTGGACGGCTATCCGGTGCTGACCTTCAGTTCCCCCTCGGAACCGCACACCGCCGAACTGACCAAGCCGTCGGCGCGCTATCTGCACATGCTGTCCGCCGGACTGCGCGAATCGCACGGGTGGAGTTCGGACGCCATCGTCCGATATCTCTCGGAAAGACCTGGTGTACAAGGTCATTGGCCGGTGGAGGATCTGCACACCCTGGTACACGCGCAGGCTTGA